In the Sphaerodactylus townsendi isolate TG3544 linkage group LG10, MPM_Stown_v2.3, whole genome shotgun sequence genome, one interval contains:
- the HNRNPDL gene encoding heterogeneous nuclear ribonucleoprotein D-like encodes MEDNTDYGSSNNNNAAGSGSGQEDFAEGSKINASKNQQDDGKMFIGGLSWDTSKKDLTEYLSRFGEVVDCTIKTDPVTGRSRGFGFVLFKDAASVEKVLELKEHKLDGKLIDPKRAKALKGKEPPKKVFVGGLSPDTSEEQIKEYFGGFGEIENIELPMDTKTNERRGFCFITYTDEEPVKKLLESRYHQIGSGKCEIKVAQPKDVYRQQQQQQKGGRGTSSGGRGGSRGRGRGQGQNWNQGYNNYYDQGYGSYNSPYSDQSYSSYGGYDYSGYNYPSYGYGQGYADYSGQQSTYGKASRGGGNHQNNYQPY; translated from the exons ATGGAGGACAACACCGACTACGGgagtagcaacaacaacaacgctgCCGGCTCCGGCAGCGGCCAGGAAGACTTCGCCGAAGGCTCCAAGATCAACGCCAGCAAGAACCAGCAGGATGATGG CAAAATGTTTATTGGAGGCCTGAGCTGGGATACAAGCAAGAAGGACTTGACTGAATACTTGTCTCGTTTTGGAGAAGTAGTGGACTGCACAATTAAGACAGATCCTGTCACGGGCCGGTCCAGAGGCTTTGGGTTTGTGCTTTTCAAAGATGCTGCCAGTGTGGAGAAG GTATTGGAACTGAAAGAACATAAGCTGGATGGCAAGTTAATAGATCCCAAAAGAGCAAAAGCTCTGAAGGGGAAAGAGCCACCCAAAAAAGTGTTTGTTGGTGGACTGAGTCCAGATACATCTGAGGAGCAAATCAAAGAATACTTTGGCGGCTTTGGAGAG ATTGAAAATATCGAGCTTCCCATGGACACAAAGACAAACGAAAGGAGGGGTTTTTGTTTCATCACATACACAGATGAAGAGCCAGTAAAGAAGTTGTTGGAAAGCAGATACCATCAGATTGGTTCTGGCAAG TGCGAGATCAAAGTAGCGCAGCCCAAAGATGTGtatagacagcagcagcagcaacagaagggagGCAGAGGCACTTCGTCTGGTGGGCGTGGTGGTTCCCGAGGACGCGGCCGGG GTCAAGGCCAGAACTGGAACCAAGGCTACAATAACTACTATGATCAAGGATATGGAAGTTACAACAGTCCTTACAGCGATCAGAGCTACAGCAGCTATGGCGGATACGATTATTCTGGGTATAACTACCCAAGTTACGGCTATGGCCAGGGATATGCTGACTACAGTG GACAGCAAAGCACATACGGAAAGGCATCCCGAGGTGGCGGTAATCACCAAAATAACTACCAGCCATATTAA